The following is a genomic window from Episyrphus balteatus chromosome 1, idEpiBalt1.1, whole genome shotgun sequence.
ATATTATTTATGCTTGAATAAGACCCTAGAAATAAAACACATACATAGAAACTACTATGTATCTTCTTTAATCagttcttttaaattttaaatttggattCGTTATTTTAAGTAAGTTGCCATAGTGTAAATTTATATACTTAAAATGATTTGTGGATTACTGCTCTTGGGGCAGATGTGTAACTTGTTAGCTAAAATGATACTCAACGATAGTCCCCTCTTCGCTCTTCCCATAGTATCCAATCAATATAAAaggaatttcattgaaaatcatTGGCTGTAAAAAGTGTTTAGAAATTTTAGTTGCTTCTTCAAAAATACcatcaaaattaatttcgttGAAAACAAAAGGTTATTTAACATATTCACATAAAGacactttaaaaatatgtaaaattgtaaaacaaaatatttttttattagagaAACAAAAACGTTTAACAAACGCAAATGTATATAGTTTAAtagttttaagtagtttaagGAATTTAGATTTAATCTATATTTACAACGAACTCGATAGCCACGTGCTTGACGGTGATGTGCTCAATAACCACAAATATGAACTCATAAAGCTCGTGATTGAACAATGTTCAAAGgtaattttgcattttactgccaaaaaaaataacattaatgaAAATGTAAGACCAGTTAGGAATAAACTAACTAATATTATACAGTTTATGGGGCAgtgatattttctttttatattattttttttactgtcgtattctttttgttatttttattactattatttttgttattgttatttttgttactattattttttgttctgttcgtgttaatttaattatttattttaattcataattatttgttttgcaaaaatgcAGTACctattagtaaaaaaaagaaataaaaattgatacaaattaaaaatttgaatttctttggattgtttttatttgcagtatATCTAATTGAAAGAAGGTACATATTAATCATTAAAAGTTATGaatgaatttataaattgtCTTTTAAAACATTAACTTGACAAAAATGCTCTAAGGATACAATGCTTATATTTAGTTGCTTAGAGAAGTAaagaatgaataaataaatttttaaaaaatatatcaacatACTTTCTTCGAAGGAAATACTTCATCAACGCCATCacaattttcatgcaaaattccAGTAGTCATGTTCGCTCATATAAATGCCCAGATGTCACTGAGAAAATGTTTCAAATTTCAGGAGAAGCAGAACTGAAGGAACTCGTTAGGGTTGCGCCCAAAGCATCTATGTTCGCAAGAAACTGTGATTATGATGCGTGTTTTGTTGTTGAGGTggataatgtttttgtttttaccttcagCGCTAGAATTAAAAACGATATCATTCTTCTAAATAATTCAAGATACATATATCTTTAAAACATAAttgtgatatttttgttttgccaaCTCGTAGTCGCAACTCCCAAATGACAATTGAATCCACCATTGTAGGCTTTTAATTGGTGCCAAAGTAAGCCCGAAGTTCTTTTGGTGGTTCCCCCGTCATTGAGTCCAAGTAATGACGACTTTCTAAAAATAGGCACATCAATTCGGATTCACTATGTACTTGACCTCCGATTTCAGCAAATTCAAATTCCGTATTTGAAACTTTTTCCAAATTCGACATTTAAGCCTTAAGCCTTAACtgcattggctcaaaaagtgaaaaagtacaaaagtgaaaattttcaaacgcatttttgtatagttttttgggatgaacaattaaaacaaatgatgcagaaagcttattttttggtctaaaaaacaatttgcataCTCTTTATCCCAAAACAATTGcgatagccagaaaaaaaaatcttttcacttttgtactttctcaaaaagtggtgtatgtagttatgcctttaactacattggctcaaaaagtgaaaaagtacaaaagttaaaattttcaaacgcattttagaatagtttttcgggctggaaaattaaaacaaatgatgcagaaagcttattttttggtctaaaaaacagtttgtatactctttttcacaaaaaaattgcgctagccaaaaaaaaaatattttcacttttgtactttttcaaaaagtggtgtatgtagttaaacCTTTAGACTTGTAGATGAAttctaaaattagaaaaaattataattttttttagaactcaAAATATAAGGAAAAGTAATAGGTATCTTTTTCTATGAATTTGTCTTTTAAGATGACGAGATCTGGTGATAGAGTATTATTCGGAATTTCGCTCAAATGTCACtgtcaaacgcaaaaaaaaaaaaaaaaaaaaaaaaaagtgacgtTTCTAAAATCGGTGAAAAGGtaaacaaaccaaattttcaaAGACGCGCGCAAATTAGAGAATTCTTTTCCTTGTGAAAATTGTTCTCGTGctgttaaaaagtttttttttaaaactaaattcttAACTTTCTATTTCGCGAAGAGTGTTAAAATTATTGAAGAATAAAAATGCCTCACTATTGCTGCATTAATGAATGCAATAGCATAAGTTCCAATGTGCCAGGAGATGGTGTTGCATTCTTTATGTTTCCAAGCGTTCGGACACGAGGAACCAAACTGGCGGAATTGGCCAACGAAAGAAGAAATCGTTGGTTTAAAGCtattaataataaaacattGAACACAAAAAGTGCTCGTATATGTTCAAAGCATTTTATTTCTGGTAAGTAAACTTATTTGTTCAGTGGAATACTTGTaagattcaattttgtttttttattaataggTAAGTGTGCCCGACTTAAGGATAACCAAAACCCTGACTGGGTTCCTAGCTTGAATCTAGGATACAAAACAGTTCCACTTGTTcccgaaaatattttgaggaccCAACCAAAAGGAAGTAAAAATGTGGATGTGGTTCTGCTGCTGCTCTTCAAGTGTTTTGCCCGCCAGTACCAATTTGTGGCCACAAATTGCTATAGGAAGGAATGGAATCACTTCCTCCTACGGTATAATCTGATGTAGGTTTTTGGATATGCTCTGAACTTTGTCAGGTTATATCCTAGGGCCACATATTGCAAGAAGAAACTTTATCCGCGGTACTAAGCACTTGAAACACATCAGCAGGTCTCATGCaactaaaattaattaaagtatCCATTCGAATTTGACTAACTATGCAattttatcacttttttttgttttatttgattgcACTCAGCTTTTCTTACACATTTAACAAAatctgtttataaaaaaaactaagaatttttAGGAACTTCAGCTTACAATTGCGTGTATCGCTTTCTGCGGCTcggtaatatttatttatattactaattactttaattataataaaattatcacttaaaataaattgttgacCAAAATCCCGCCTTTGCACTGAAAAGAGCATTtatttatgatttcaaattgtttgtttaccttttcgccgagtttaaaacgtcaaaatggtAACTGTAAAAAGAAAGAGAAGACAGGGACAAATGTTCGAACTTCCCTATCCTCGTGTGTTTGCTCCTTGTCACTCAATCGTTAAACGTGGCAAGAACTTTGGCCCGTTTTTGCATTCTGATTGAATATAAccctttataaaaaatacagacAGATATTTGATCCTTTGTGCGATGAGAAGTAGGAGATAAAACAGAGATATACCCCTAATTTGGTAatacttttgtttgttttgaactttTCCATCAAAACTCAATAACagtgtaggaaaaataataagtttttgatgtcaagtcattgtttaagatgttagcagaatcagcaaaaaaaataattcaaaacgtgtggttatttttcttgtttctctatGGCAAAGCATTTCACATCGAAAAACCGagttatttttgtgtacctattgTGATGAAAAGAAGTGTATCTATAAGTGATCTTTAAAAGTGCTTTTtccattttacaaaataaattaataataatttaaaaacttcaagCACTCACCTTTAAAGTCCATGGATAACTTCAACATCATAATTATTGGTCTTTTCATTAAACAATATCTTTCACTGCAAATGGCAGCTCCAAGAAGCAATCACTTTTTTCGCACTGCAGGAGTATCGCATGGTAGGTCAGAGAGAATTCATCATCATCGCAGGGATTTATTTTAGGAGTAATCTCAGTAATGTATTGGCCAAGCCAATGGCAAAAGTTTTGACTAGCAATTTTATTCCTTGGGTTTCCATGACGGTGAAGCCAAACTGTCCAATGACATGTTAATGGACATGGCTCCGATTCTATCAAATTtgcattaggggtattcacgatccgatgcaactggtcttgtatcattgcaaaagtgcaaaagtgtaaaatcttgcaacactacaacaacaaaatatatggattgaaattttacaatggtcttgcacttttgctataccctaaccctattgcaaaataaaaatacaatggtgtaaaatttttttgacagatggcagctcaccgtcgtGTGTCACCctagtgatttttcaatcgattgaaaaatcacatgcggtggctacacactgttgtgcccaatcacgttccacttttacattttctacacggagaaaaaataaggtatgaactaccttatttctggtatatttaactttaatgtaaagtttaaatagggatgactccccaataaaatggaattcaccatacttttctagtaaatttatagcttaggattaactttacagtaaagcctttttttgtatgactttctaatagaaattactagaaagttaggtacatattttaccttactataaggctgaaaatactgatttttaaaataaattgaacttctctatggaaggtatataatttagttccagattggatcaaataaagtcaatttcatttttattgatgacatttttctaaataaaattgtatgcatttatcttacaaaaattaaattaaaataaaaaagttgaattttgtaattattgaaaagcataactaggtaacacgtacttaatcctcaaagctatttagaagtaagtaacgtacacggagaaaaatgaatcttgtattttatactccatatgactagtaaggtaattaaagtaaaaagccctagattttaagtaaaatttaccttacgtattgaacatttcttggatccgtaaagtaatttttacaagaaagttatgGTGAACAAATTATAGTAGTATATACATTACGAggagcaatattttctttacgtagagtcaaatataccttcaaccaaaaaagtgtatgaatcttttcactttatgattctagtaaaacatattttacaaatttaactattctatgaataaattttaccttacactaaagtaataataatactGAATTCTAGGAAATTTCCCCAATAGAGATCAGTACCCTCGATGCATAGAAAAAACTCTTAAagctgtcattgaaaagtgcGCCATTTTTTCTCCatttgtgtttgatttttattttttgtcaaaactttAAGGTGACGAGTGCGGGATAATTACATTAATTCATAAAGAATTCGCAAACAATtagatcaaataaagtcaatttaatttttattgatgatatttgcctagataaaattgtatgcatttatcttacaaaaattaattaaaataaaaaaaggtgatttttgtaattattgaaaaacataacagggtcatacgttacttacttctaaatagctttgaggattaagtacgtgttacctagttatgcttttcaataattacaaaaatcaacttttttattttagtttttgtaagatgtcatcaataaaaatgaaattgactttactTGATCCAATCTGTACCTTCCATAGACAAgttcaatttacattaaaaatcagtattttcagccttatagtaaggttaaatatgtacctaactttctagtaatttctattagaaattcatacaaaaaaaggctttgctgtaaagttaatcataagctataaatttactagaaaagtaaggtaaattctattttattggggagtcattcctatttaaactttacattaaagttaaatataccagaaataaggtggttcataccttattttttctccgtgtatgaccctgttatgttttcaataattacataaattacctagtttattataattttgtaaggtgcaaacaaacaattttatttagccctgatttttcaatcgtcagttagactatcagatgaataaaaactgccaaatgtcaatataaaaaaaacttttattcctaggaataagctctatctgaggtttatctgactattgaaaaattggcccttaggaaaatatcatcaataaaaatggaattgactttatttgatcaaatttttatctaattcttcatgaattaaTTAGATTGAATGATGTTAATCCATATGGATACCTATATATTATtctaacacaagaaaaaaatatgctatCCGTAATTACGGAGCCAATAACAACGcataaaagaacacaaaaagtaatgaaaacatttcacttccaaaagaaaaacacagattttatttctttatttattattccaCACCCGGACacctaaaagctttgacaaaaaaaatttccaaaacacatggaagacaaaatggcagacttttcaatgacagcaaTTAAGAGTTATTACTATGTATAggggaaaattcctagaattaggtaatattattaccttagtgtaaggtaaaacttattcacagaatagttaaatttgtaaaatatgttttactagaatcttaaagtgaaaagagtcatacacttttttggatgaaggtttattttactctacgtaaagaaaatattgctcctcgtaaggtatatactactttattttgttcaccataattttcttgtaaaaattactttacggaaccaagaaatgttcaatacgtaaggtaaattttacttaaaatctagggctttttactttaatttccttactagtcatatggagtataaaatactagattcatttttctccgtgtaggaacaaacgtcaaaaagaggaaaaatttagcaatggaactgtactaccctcagaaaattcagttcccttcgtgagcatcttcccccttcactcctcatccctcttgcctacaaactcactacttaggcgattgaaaaatcaccgtgtagccaggcacattgaaccacattttcaaaaattttgtgtgaaaaCGAGAAtcaactagcagtccatatataataggtcaatgCTGTTTGTAAAACATGcaatatgaaaaatacaagaaaaagacgaaagcgaaaaatatgacaactctaaatttttgttgttttcggaacattcaatttacagtgctgccaagatttcaggttaagccccgaggcgttttttttgtccagttaagactggtggtaataaaaaacacacctagtgtgtagccaccgcatctgatttttcaatcgattgaaaaatcactgtgtagccaggcactttagccgcacggcaaaaatagACTGGTGAAAAGTCCGCATTACCTATGGTACTTCCCTTCGAATAGGAAATGGAATTTGACAGGGCTCAAAACATTTGTCGTCCGCTTCTTTCCTTTTAATTAATCTTTTCAAGTTcggtgggttttttttttatatctgcgAAAATCTTGTAATCCTATTTAATTTTTAGGAAAAGAGGAATTCAAAACTCACAACTATGCCACCAAAGTTCGATCCAACAGAAATAAAATTAGGtaagtcttaaaaaaaactgattttgctTGAAAATAATTACCctcaatttcagtttatttgcGGTGTGTTGGTGGTGAAGTAGGAGCTACATCGTCTCTTGCACCTAAAATTGGTCCGCTCGGTTTGGTAAAAATGatcatgatttatttttaattattataaaaatcaagtaaataTTATAGTCCCCGAAAAAAATTGGTGATGATATTGCCAAGGCAACATCAGATTGGAAGGGTTTGAAAATCACAGTATGCCTAACAATCCAAAACAGACAAGCCGCTATTTCTGTTGTTCCGTCTGCAGCTTCCCTCATCATTAAGGCTCTTAAAGAACCACCAAGGGATAGGAAGAAGCAAAAGAACAGTGagtgattttagtgtttttattaacaaatttgTGCATTGAAACGAAAAAATTTAGTCAAACACAGTGGAAACATAACTTTTGATGATATCTTATCAATTGCCAACCAAATGCGTCCTCGTTCCATGGCCCGAGACTTGTCTGGAGTGTGCAAGGAAATTCTTGGCACCGCTCAAAGTGTTGGTTGCACTGTTGATGGAAGACCCCCGCATGACATCATTGAAGATATAAATGCCGGCGCAATTGAAGTTCCACTAGAATAGAGTAAAGAATTACTTTgaattaaagtgttttttataaatgtgaattaaattttgagtttatttaCAAGGTACAAACGAATTCACTAATCTTACTGAAAGTACAGTGTTTcccaaattatttttgattggaaaaaaatcatggtaatgatgaatatttttgctACCATTAAATATAGTGGTGGTAATGGCCATATTTTTGAGAATAGTTGCCAAATACTGacgaatttgtatttttgttttcgtcTTCAGCTCTATCGTTTTACCTTCTCATGGATTTACGATAGCTCTTTCTTGCTTGATTGAGTTCCGACGGACAaaatatacctatttttttatcaatattacacgaagcctcaagaggcttgactctttttttctaattttcttttaataatcattctgtgaggcgcgtaccataaagccagaactataattggcggatggagtcggatgctaatgtcaattgttgttgtatttccataagtttccatccgacgagtgcggttgcgagcgcactcgtcggatggaaacttatggaaatacaacaacaattgacattagcatccgactccatccgccaattatagttctggctttagaattttggcccacgactctccggtcggataattttttgttttatcttctttctcttttgcactcattagttttgaaaagaggcgcgcctcttgaggcttcatggaATAGCTGACTTACatgatgcctcttgagtccaggtctcaaatttgacatttctcttttgatttaaaatgtgttgttgtattgcaccaagaagcaaaaagaaatgaaagggaattttgaaaaaagaaaaagtggaaaaagaaacgtcaaaaaagagtcagaattccgacccacgaccatttacttcgtcgccattttttttttttattttgtggttCACTTGGATGTCAAATAGAAGTATGATAATGCAGTTCACCCGATGAATAGCAGAATGTCAAGGTAATGTTCACGGGAATATCAAAATAGGGCTGATTGTGACTTGGGAAATAGCTTTCCACGCCATCTACCACTTGTAGCGACAACCCGAAaatgatatagatttttttttcgatttgcagttcaatgtagtttccataagaaaaaaacaaaaaagacctcgaaagacatttattttacgaattaattttatatgaacgagtatcaattttatgattgtaaaatgataataatatgtgtttatatctaaatcaggtttaaaatatatcaaaaagaataataattcctATTTAATTTGTCTCCAAAAAGAGAAGCAAATCgcaggaaaacaacaacaaatactacaaaaaatatagaaactattttggtttaattttctttcaagattgttgaaaataaaaaaaaatgcttacctactattatttgtgaaaaagtgaaacaaataaaagaataatttaataatttttatattttttatagtattttttgttgttttcaggcGATTCGCTTgcactttttaaatacaaattacacaggtattattatactttttgatatattttaaacctgatttagatataaacacatattattatcattttgcaatcataaaattgatactcgtacatataaaattaattcgtaaaataaatgtttttcgaggtcttttttatttttttcttatggaaattACATTGAGCGGCAAATCCGAAAATAATCTATATAACTTTCGGGGTTCCGTCGCTATCCACTAGGTGCCGTGATGCCAAGTGTCAATTGTTCGGTATTCCACTATTCACGTGAATGAACTTGCTCCATACATTTGCAATCCGCATATAAAATGTTCCGGATCTGTCacttttggttgtaaaaattaattcaccatctttaaaattaagcaaaatgccacttttcataaatttttaattatttcttgacATGTTatcggtttttatttttctatgcaaataaacacaaacaaaattatttttttttctttcaatttacttcgtcaccattttattttaaagtttacgTTCACGTGGACGTCAAATAGAGGGATGATAGTACAGTTTACCGGATGGATAGCAGAATGGCAAGGTAGCGTTAAAGTGAATCGAATGTGTGAATCAGATCTTAGATTCACATGAACATCAGAATAGTGCTGATCCTAACCTTCTTTTTTTTGGATTATTAATATGTTATTCTGGGAAGATATATACAtgttcttaaaaattaatagaaatacatatttgtggATCATGCTTTAGTCGTTAGGTACGGTACGTTAGGTGAGGGCAGGAGTTACGAAGCTTGAttgaattagaagtacgaagatccgaggaccCACCGACTCAGTTCCATgctcaaaggagagatcctgagaaccccgtcaaaaaggCAATATCATGCAGCGTTCCAATACGAAGTAAGAAGAAAGATAGGCCTAAAAACTTCTGGTACAAACACCAGCactcagttggcctcagaaaagGAACCAGGAGGCTTGTCGCctatttctgaggtcaacccgtcGAAACCCACAGGCGGGTTTGGGATAAGATATAGGTGTGAAGCAGATACATATCCTCATTTTGactagaaaataattttgaaatgtcCTTTTATATCTATTTATTCGTAAGCAAAAGGAGATGGGGCAtttttgggccatgagcgtacattaatgagactagtctcaaaaTGAAGCTGAAGGTTATTATATTCagtctatgaattttttttttcaaatcgtaagtcAGGGTCTTGGGAtacaaggctccaaagttcgttctgataaccctTACTTGTCCCTTTTATAGGtatgcaaatatcatgagaACGAGAACTACAAGTggtatattgatgtttttgatatcaaatgaaaggttgttttagtgccttttaaacaatataaaatacatattacacaaaacaaagaaacggcgaacaaataaataaaagtaaaatgttatttaaaaaaatcgatttttgttcaaaatatttgtttattttcaattttggcgCGGCAAAATCGCATCGTCACCTCCTCGCGGTGCCCGCTGGATATCCAACTAACGACGAGCGTTGGATCCTTTCGATCCACGAGCTCAGTCACCTGAGTTATCTTTTCAGGAACTAGgagcaaaagaacagaaatatcgctctgaatgcaccagctcacaattaaatccaagagcgtctgacacatattgtgcggcacactggtcagcgtctgtaccctgtggggcggctgaatataaactatggatagaagtaactgacctatttatggtacgaaaacaaagttaaaaaaaaaaattatggcaatgaacaaaacgaatagattaaataccccaggtggcaatccagttaaactggtaaatccactctctttagaggtcggtcctatggatt
Proteins encoded in this region:
- the LOC129907489 gene encoding uncharacterized protein LOC129907489 — protein: MPHYCCINECNSISSNVPGDGVAFFMFPSVRTRGTKLAELANERRNRWFKAINNKTLNTKSARICSKHFISGKCARLKDNQNPDWVPSLNLGYKTVPLVPENILRTQPKGSKNVDVVLLLLFKCFARQYQFVATNCYRKEWNHFLLRYNLM
- the LOC129907481 gene encoding 60S ribosomal protein L12, giving the protein MPPKFDPTEIKLVYLRCVGGEVGATSSLAPKIGPLGLSPKKIGDDIAKATSDWKGLKITVCLTIQNRQAAISVVPSAASLIIKALKEPPRDRKKQKNIKHSGNITFDDILSIANQMRPRSMARDLSGVCKEILGTAQSVGCTVDGRPPHDIIEDINAGAIEVPLE